One region of Tachysurus fulvidraco isolate hzauxx_2018 chromosome 9, HZAU_PFXX_2.0, whole genome shotgun sequence genomic DNA includes:
- the LOC113651760 gene encoding trace amine-associated receptor 13c-like, producing MLYLMNVTEFNQSDHCDHFSCPERSVSPAVYILLYVCSAAVVLLTMCGNLLIIISVLHFKQLHTPTNMLVLSLAVSDFLVGALVMPPMLIWMIESCWTFGRVFCISFLFIAGIIMTISIYNVALIAVDRYLALSNPFLYMSSISRRTICIVVYSNWCVCIMYVTSFYYFNGSFENSVMCPGECLFIVNDVWTVIDIIYSFIFPLSVIIILYTQVFVIAKKHATAIRDLSNHTWPKTQKITSYSMKSERKAAKVLGILVSVFVVCLLPYFIYSLLGYAIGIQTETFQKVTFWIYLNSTINPVIYALFYPWFRRSVKLIITLQIFLTDSELINVLS from the coding sequence atgctgtatttgatGAATGTGACAGAGTTTAATCAGTCTGATCActgtgatcatttctcctgtccagagagatctgtatctcctgcagtttatatcttactgtacgtgtgttcagctgctgtaGTTCTGCTAACAATGTGTGGAAATCTGCTCATCATCAtttctgttcttcacttcaagcagcttcacacaccaacaaacatgctggtgctctctctggctgtgtcaGATTTCCTTGTTGGTGCTTTAGTGATGCCACCAATGTTAATCTGGATGATTGAGTCATGCTGGACTTTTGGGAGAGTTTTCTGCATCAGCTTTTTGTTTATTGCTGGTATCATCATGACCATATCAATTTATAATGTTGCCCTGATTGCTGTAGATCGGTATTTGGCTCTGTCAAACCCTTTTCTCTACATGAGTTCTATATCTAGGAGGACTATATGCATTGTGGTTTATTCtaactggtgtgtgtgcattatgtatgtcacatcattttattatttcaatggTAGCTTTGAAAATTCTGTAATGTGTCCTGGAGAATGTTTATTCATTGTGAATGATGTTTGGACTGTAATTGAtatcatatattcatttatattcccactttctgtcataatcatattgtatactcAAGTTTTTGTGATTGCTAAGAAACATGCCACTGCTATCAGAGATCTTAGTAATCACACATggcctaaaacacagaaaatcacctcatactccatgaaatctgagagaaaagcagctaaagtcctcggtattttagtgtctgtgtttgtggtgtgtttacttccatattttatttacagtttattagggTATGCTATTGGAATTCAGACAGAAACATTTCAGAAGGTCACATTCTGGATTTATCTTAATTCCACCattaatccagttatttatgctctgttttatccGTGGTTCAGGAGGTCTGTTAAATTAATCATAACTCTGCAAATTTTCCTGACAGACTCTGAATTAATCAATGTTCTTTCATGA